TAAAAAGGAGTGGAGATAAGGATAAATATATATTCTTATCTCTACTTTTTTAAACATCATTCTTTTTATATGGTTTTATCAACTAATTGTTATAAATTTGCGCACTCAAATATTTATTTTAGACCATGAAATTACAAATAGCGATTCTTTCACTTGCGCTCCTTGCAGGTGGAAATGGCCTGCAAGCTCAAGATAAGCCGCAGGAAAAAAAAGCGAAAGCCTATATGGTGGCGGACGCTCATCTGGATACACAGTGGAACTGGGATATCCAAACGACAATTAATGAATACGTATGGAACACGCTTAATCAGAATTTGTTTTTATTAAAGCAGTATCCTAATTATGTATTTAACTTTGAGGGAGGGGTAAAATATGCTTGGATGAAAGAATATTATCCTGCCCAGTATGAGGAAATGAAGGAATATATTAAGAATGGCCGCTGGCATATTTCCGGTAGTAGCTGGGATGCGACGGATGCGTTGGTTCCTTCTACCGAGTCGTTTATCCGTAATATTTTGTTGGGACAACAGTATTACAGGGATGAATTCGGCGTAGAAAGTACGGATATCTTTTTACCTGATTGTTTCGGTTTCGGCTGGACACTTCCTACTGTAGCTGCACATTGCGGATTAATCGGTTTTTCTTCTCAAAAATTAGATTGGCGTAATCATCCGTTTTACGGCAAAAGCAAACATCCGTTTACCATTGGTTTGTGGCAAGGGATCGACGGATCGAGAATTATGTTAGCCCACGGGTATGATTACGGAAGAAGATGGAAGGATGAAGATCTTTCTCATAACCAGCAATTGAAGGAGTTAAGTAGCCGTAATCCGTTTAATATCGTTTATCGGTATTACGGAACGGGTGATACAGGCGGTTCTCCTAATTTAGCCTCTGTCCGGGCTGTAGAAAAAGGCATTAAGGGAGATGGCCCCGTTGAAATTATCAGTGCAACGAGCGACCAGATGTTCAAAGATTTTATGCCTTATGAAAATCATCCGGAATTGCCTGTCTTTGATGGTGAGTTGTTGATGGACGTGCATGGAACAGGTTGTTATACTTCAGAAGCAGCTATGAAATTGTATAACCGTCAAAATGAAATCTTGGCCAACGCTGCCGAAGGTGCTGCGCTTGCCGCTGAATGGCTAGGCGAAGCTGTTTATCCGAAAAATACTTTAACGGATGCTTGGAAAAGATTTATTGTGCATCAATTTCATGATGATTTAACCGGAACTAGTATTCCTCGTGCTTATGAATTTTCTTGGAATGATGAATTGCTTTCTTTAAAACAATTTGGTAGTGTATTAACGTCTTCTGTTGGTGCGGTTTCCAATTTGATGGATACTCGCGTAAAAGGTACGCCGGTCGTTCTTTACAATGCTCATGCATATCCTGTAACAGATTTGGCTGAAGTTATATTGGATGTAACAAAAGCTCCGAAAGGATTTACTGTTTATAATGAAAAAGGAAAGAAAGTTCCTGCACAGTTGATTAAATATGAGAATGGAAAAGCTCATATATTAGTAACGGCATCCGTTCCTGCTTCCGGTTATGTAGTATATGATGTGCGGGAAGGTGGAAGTAATGTTCGTGCGGCTCAATCAGTAGCTAGTAATGTTTTGGAAAACTCCGTATATAAAGTTACTTTAGATAAGAACGGGGATATTGTTTCCTTGATGGATAAAAAGAATAATAAAGAATTGGTTAAAGAAGGAAAAGCGATTCGTTTGGCTCTTTTTACTGAAAATAAATCTTATAATTGGCCTGCTTGGGAAATTATAAAGGAAACGACAGACAAAGAACCGATTTCTATTACAGGGGATGTAAAAATATCTTTGGTTGAAAACGGAGAATTAAGAAAAGCTTTATGTGTGGAAAAACGTTACGGTGATTCTGTATTTAAACAATATATTACTCTTTATGAAGGAGACCGTGCCGACCGGATTGATTTTTATAATGAAATAGACTGGCAATCTACTAACGCTTTATTAAAAGCTGAATTTCCTTTGTCTGTTTCTAATCCGGAGGCAACTTACGATCTAGGCATCGGAAGTGTAAAACGTGGAAATAACACAATTACAGCTTACGAAGTATATGCACATTACTGGGCGGATTTGACTGATAAGAGTAATAATTACGGAGTTTCCGTTTTGAATGATAGTAAATATGGATGGGATAAGCCTAACGATAATACAATTCGTCTGACTTTATTGCATACTCCGGAAACAAGAGGAGGTTATTCTTATCAAAATCGTCAGGATTTTGGCTATCATACTTTTACCTATAGTCTAGTAGGACATGCGGGTGCTTTGGACAAACCTGCTACGGTATTGAAAGCCGAACAATTAAATCAACCTATCCGGGCTTTTAAAGTCGGGAAACATCCGGGTACATTGGGTAAATCATTTACCTTTGCTTCGTCTGATAACAATAGCGTAGTAGTAAAAACGATGAAGAAAGCCGAGGCATCTGATGATTATGTAGTACGCGTTTACGAAACGGGCGGACAACAAGCTCAGACCGCAGAAATTACTTTTGCCGGTGAAATTGTAAGTGCAAGCGAAGCTGACGGAACGGAGAAGACGATAGGTCAAGCTAATTATAATGGAAATAAATTGCAGATTTCTATCAAACCTTTTTCCGTGAAGACGTTTAAGGTTAAATTGAAGCCTGCTGCTACTCAGGCAAATTCATTGCAATATGCTTATTTGCCATTAAATTATAATCGTAAATGTGCCAGTTGGAATGAGTTCCGTGGAGAAGGGGATTTTGAGTCCGGATATTCTTATGCGGCTGAATTATTGCCTGATTCCATGATAGTAAGTAATATACCTTTCCGTTTAGGTGAAAAGGAATCGGTAAATGGTTTGGTTTGCAAGGGTGATACGTTAGAATTGCCTGCAGGTTCTACTTATAATCGGATTTATTTCTTGGCTGCTTCCAGGGAAGGCGATTCTGAGGGAACTTTCCGAAGTGGTAAGTCGGAGAAAAAATTTGTTGTCCCATATTATAGTGATTTTATCGGACAATGGGGACACACGGGACATACGGAAGGTTTCTTAAAAGATGGAGAAGTTGCTTATGTAGGAACTCACCGTCATGCTGCAGATGGAGATCAGGCTTACGAATATACTTATATGTTTAAGTTGGGTATGGATATTCCGAAAGGGGCAACTTCTGTTATTTTGCCGGCAAATAACCGGATTGTTATATTTGCTGCCACTTTAGCACAAGAAGACAATATACCTGCCTGCCCGGCTTCTCAATTATTCCGTACAGCTTTGAAACCCGGTGCTGGTTTGACAAAGGATGTAGCTAGAGTGAATCTATTGAAAAATGCAAAATTGGTAGCTTGCTCCGGGTATATAAATGAAAGAGAAGCACCGAAGTATATGACGGATGGAGATGCGGAAACAAAATGGTGTGATGTTACCGGCGCTCCTAACTATGCAGATTTTGATTTAGGTGAAGTAAAAACTGTAAAAGGTTGGAAGTTACTGAACGCCGGTCAAGAGAGTCATTCTTATATAACTCGTGTATGTTTCTTGCAAGGTAAAAATAGTTTGAATGAAGAGTGGGAAACTTTAGGACGCTTGGAAGATAATCATAAAAATGAAGTATCCAGTTTTCTTTCTAAACCTGCAAAAGTTCGTTATGTTCGTTTACTGATTGCTCAACCTACGCAGGATGCCGGTGGTGCTACGCGGATTTATGAGTTTGAAGTATATGAATAATAAATTGCTAGGAAATGGTTAGCTTTTTATTAGGTTATCCTTTTCCTATATGCAAATAATAAAGCCGCATAAATGTCGAAACATTTATGCGGCTTTTTTCTTATCTTCCTAATCAAGTTAGCTATTGTATTGTTTTTCGAAAAAGGAATTTCTTTATTTCTTTTTACTTATTTCTTCCAGCAGATGTTCAACAGCTTTTTCTAATTGTTTGTCTTCTCCTTTTAATAAGGAATTGGGATCGTTATAAACTTCAATATCTGGTGTTAACTCCTGATTTTCCAGGTATTTTCCATTCATATCTTTTACACCTACTTGAGGAATACCGAAAATGATGGAAGGATCGATTTGTTGTTCCCACCACACTGCGGTCATAGTTCCCGGAACCGGGGTACCAATTAATTTGCCGATTCCTAATGTTTTGTAAACAAACGGGAATCCATGTGCATTAGAATAATCATTTTCGCAAACTAAAACGGCAGAAGGTTTTACCCATTTGTTAAAGGGATCGCTACCTATATATTGTCCGCGAGGAACGAAACGTTGATATTCTTTGCCGCTTAACAAAGTAACCAAGTCATCGTGCAGCCATCCTCCTCCATTATGACGAGTATCTATTACTACCGCTTCTTTATTGCGATAACGTCCTAATAAGTCGGAATAAACTTCCCGGAAGCTTTCGCTATTCATTCCTTTTACATGTACATATCCGATTCTGCCTCCCGATAGTTTATCTACCATATCTTTACGTTGTTCTATCCAACGTTTATAAAGAAGACCGGATTGTTCACCATAGGAAATAGGTTTTACTACTTCTTCAAAATGCTTTTTGGTGGCTGGGTCGTATACTGATAATAAAACTTTCTTGCCTGCTTTTCCATCTAACAGAGGATAATAATTTTCTCCTTTCTTAATAGGTTGGGCATCGATCTTTTCGATAATACATCCGTTGGTAATTTTACTTTTAGCCGATGTCAAAGGGCCTCGTTTAATTATTTCTTTGATTTTAAGTCCGTCGCCCGTATATTCGTTGTCATAAAAAGCACCTAATGTAGCCGTAGGATAAGCGGAACCGGAACCATAATAACGGGCACCCGTATGGGAACCATTTAATTCTCCTAGAATTTCCGAAAGCATTTCTTGGAAATCAAAGTTATTATTAATATGAGGAAGGAACTTTTCATAAGCCTTTTCGTACCCTTTCCAATCGATTCCGTGCAAGTCGGAAGTATAAAATTTATCCTTTACTTGTTGCCAGGCATGATGAAAGATATAATTGCGTTCATCTTTAGGACGATATTCAAAGGGTGCATTAAAAGAAATTCCTTCCACAGAATTACCGTTTATTTTTATTTTTCGAAGTTGTCCTTGAGAAAGCAAGAAAATGTTTTCACCTTTTTTGTCAGGAAACATTCTACCGCCTACGCCTTTAATAAGGAGTTTCGTTGTATTTTCTTTGAAGTTACGTTCCCATAGGTCGTATCCTCTTTCGAATGCAGCAAAATAATAAAGTTTTTCACCTTTGGAAGTGAGAATGGCATCTCCTAAATGTGAAGAATTGATAGTAAGACGCATGATGCGATCTGCACGGTTGGCCAGATCAAAAGTTAGAGGGGTGACTTCTTTCTTTTCGCTGTCCTTTTTTTCTTCTTCTTTCTTTTTATCCGTATCTTTTTTATCTTTATCCTTCTTTGCTTTATCTTCTTTGTTTTTCTTTTCAGTATTGTCTTTATTTTCTTCTTTCTTTTTATCTTTTTCCTCTTCTTCCATCAAGGCAAAATCTTCTTTGCTTAAACGGAATTTATCATATGCTTCTCCGTCGAAAAACATAATATAGACATCGTATTCTGCTCCCCAACTACCGTGGCTGCGATATCCGGCACGATCGGAAGACCAAATCATCGCTTTTCCATCTAATACCCATTTAGGATTTGAATCTGAATACCCACTTTCGGTTAAATCGGTAATTTCTCCGCTACCGTCAGCTTTTACTAACGCAATATCTTTGTTATTCCAACCTCCGATACCAATATAACTGGTAAGAAACCATTTACTATCGGGAGACCATTCATATTCTACATCTCCGTCCGTATAAGAATAATTAAATTTTCCATCTAATACTGTCCGTATCTTTTTACTTTTCAAATTAATGACCCGTAATGTCGTGCGATTTTCCAGGAAAGCGACTTCCTTGCCGTCAGGAGAGAAAGCCGGTTGGAAAGATGCCTTATCCGATACTACTAGCGGTTCTTCTTTTAATTCATGGGTGTAAGTAAAATATTTGTCTTCTTTGCGAACCAGGTCGGTTTTATAAATGCCCCAAATGCCGTTCCGCTCGGAGGAATAAACTAAACTACGACCGTCCGGACTGAAATCGAGGTTGCGTTCTTGTTCGGGGGTATTAGTAATACGCTGTGTGGTAGAATATTCTACACTTGTAACATATACATCGCCGCGAACGATAAAAGCAACTTCTTTGCCGGATGAGGAAACAGCTATGTCAGTAGCTCCTGAATTTCTTAGTTGATGGATTATATCATTTTCTAGTTTATCGGTTATAATACGAATATTTACTTTTTGGGGGGAGCTTCCCTCTTTCATTGTGTAAATTTCACCATCATAACCATAACAAAGAGTCCCTTTATTATCAGAAGAAAGAAAGCGTACCGGGTGAGTAGAATGATGAGTGAGTTGTTGGATATTTTGCCCTAGTAAGTTGGCTTTATAAATATTAAAGCTGCCATTCTGTTCGCTAAGATAATAAAAGGCTGTTTCGTCCGGTGACCAAATTGCGTTCCGGTCTTCTCCCCGGAAAGAAGTAATCTTTTCATATTTTTTCTCTTTACCGGATTGGTATAACCAGATATCACGCGTAATAGAAGATTGATGATGCTTACGCCAAGGGTCTTCATAACCTTTTACATCTGTATATAGAACCCGTTCTCCTTTTTTGTCGAAAGAAATATTTTCCATTGGCATGGAAGAGAAAAGTTCCGGTCTGCCTCCTTGTGTATCGACTTTATATACTTGATAAAAAATAGAACTGGGGAATTGGCCATCATTTACATCTTGCTGGATAGCTGCAGAATAAAGAAGGTGATTTGCATCGGAAAAGACTTCCGGATATTCGTTGGCTGCATGAGTAGTGAGCTGTTTGGGTATTCCTCCGTCTTTTGATACGAGATAAATATCAAAACTGCCGTTCCGGTTGGAAGCAAAAGCTATTTGTTTGCTGTCGGGAGACCATACGGGACGGGTGTCATGCGCAGGATTTGTTGTTAACTGGGTAGCTTTACCACCATTTACCGGAACTGTATAAATATCGCCTTTATAAGTAAAAGCGATTGTTTCTCCATTAGGCGAAATAGTACAATAACGCATCCATAAGGGAGACTCTTCGGCATTGGCTCCTATCGATAAAAAAAAGGCCAAAGCGGGAATAATTAATTTTTTCATTTTGTTGTTTTCTATGATATAATCTATGTTGTTTAGATAGTACAAAAGTAAGTAGAATTTCTTAAATTTACGAGTAGGAGTTGCATTATCTGTTTAAATAACCGGATGAATAAAGCTACTCCGGAAGCAGATTTTCTTTTAAAGGTTCTGCATGAATAATGGCTCCCCGTTCTTCTATGTATTGATATAATTGTTGATAGAATCTATGCTGTGTTAAAGTATCTGCATCTCCGATGATAATAAGTTTCATGCGTGCCCGAGTAATAGCTACATTCATACGACGTAAATCTGTAAGAAAGCCGATTTGTCCTTTCTCGTTGGCACGAACCAAACTAATGAGAATTACATCCCTTTCTTGCCCTTGGAATCCATCTACCGTATGAATGGTAATTAATTTTCGGAAAGGTCTGAAAAAACTGTTGCGTTTAACAAGTTGACGTAAATACTGTACTTGTGCTTTATAGGGAGAAATTAATCCGAAATCGATTTGTTCTTCTAATACCCGCTCTTCTCCGATTTTGCAAATATAAGTACGAAGACAGTTAACCGATAAAACTGCTTCTTCTTTATTAATTCGGCTGGGACTATTGGAATTATTTGTTTCATGTGATTGGTACAATGTAGTGTTGTACCAAATCATAGGAGTATCGAATTGTAATATTCCCCGGTGTTTTACCTCCGGAGCTGATTTTAACTCATTATTGTAGAACCAGCGGGAAGGAAATTCCATAATATCGTCGTGCATGCGATATTGAACTTTAAGCAAAGAAACTACTTGTGGCTTCCGATAAGCAATCTCTTGTATAAGTGTTTTATCTAATCCGCCTTGGGCAGCTTCTCTACATTGAA
This genomic interval from Parabacteroides pacaensis contains the following:
- a CDS encoding glycoside hydrolase family 38 N-terminal domain-containing protein, with the protein product MKLQIAILSLALLAGGNGLQAQDKPQEKKAKAYMVADAHLDTQWNWDIQTTINEYVWNTLNQNLFLLKQYPNYVFNFEGGVKYAWMKEYYPAQYEEMKEYIKNGRWHISGSSWDATDALVPSTESFIRNILLGQQYYRDEFGVESTDIFLPDCFGFGWTLPTVAAHCGLIGFSSQKLDWRNHPFYGKSKHPFTIGLWQGIDGSRIMLAHGYDYGRRWKDEDLSHNQQLKELSSRNPFNIVYRYYGTGDTGGSPNLASVRAVEKGIKGDGPVEIISATSDQMFKDFMPYENHPELPVFDGELLMDVHGTGCYTSEAAMKLYNRQNEILANAAEGAALAAEWLGEAVYPKNTLTDAWKRFIVHQFHDDLTGTSIPRAYEFSWNDELLSLKQFGSVLTSSVGAVSNLMDTRVKGTPVVLYNAHAYPVTDLAEVILDVTKAPKGFTVYNEKGKKVPAQLIKYENGKAHILVTASVPASGYVVYDVREGGSNVRAAQSVASNVLENSVYKVTLDKNGDIVSLMDKKNNKELVKEGKAIRLALFTENKSYNWPAWEIIKETTDKEPISITGDVKISLVENGELRKALCVEKRYGDSVFKQYITLYEGDRADRIDFYNEIDWQSTNALLKAEFPLSVSNPEATYDLGIGSVKRGNNTITAYEVYAHYWADLTDKSNNYGVSVLNDSKYGWDKPNDNTIRLTLLHTPETRGGYSYQNRQDFGYHTFTYSLVGHAGALDKPATVLKAEQLNQPIRAFKVGKHPGTLGKSFTFASSDNNSVVVKTMKKAEASDDYVVRVYETGGQQAQTAEITFAGEIVSASEADGTEKTIGQANYNGNKLQISIKPFSVKTFKVKLKPAATQANSLQYAYLPLNYNRKCASWNEFRGEGDFESGYSYAAELLPDSMIVSNIPFRLGEKESVNGLVCKGDTLELPAGSTYNRIYFLAASREGDSEGTFRSGKSEKKFVVPYYSDFIGQWGHTGHTEGFLKDGEVAYVGTHRHAADGDQAYEYTYMFKLGMDIPKGATSVILPANNRIVIFAATLAQEDNIPACPASQLFRTALKPGAGLTKDVARVNLLKNAKLVACSGYINEREAPKYMTDGDAETKWCDVTGAPNYADFDLGEVKTVKGWKLLNAGQESHSYITRVCFLQGKNSLNEEWETLGRLEDNHKNEVSSFLSKPAKVRYVRLLIAQPTQDAGGATRIYEFEVYE
- a CDS encoding S41 family peptidase, translated to MKKLIIPALAFFLSIGANAEESPLWMRYCTISPNGETIAFTYKGDIYTVPVNGGKATQLTTNPAHDTRPVWSPDSKQIAFASNRNGSFDIYLVSKDGGIPKQLTTHAANEYPEVFSDANHLLYSAAIQQDVNDGQFPSSIFYQVYKVDTQGGRPELFSSMPMENISFDKKGERVLYTDVKGYEDPWRKHHQSSITRDIWLYQSGKEKKYEKITSFRGEDRNAIWSPDETAFYYLSEQNGSFNIYKANLLGQNIQQLTHHSTHPVRFLSSDNKGTLCYGYDGEIYTMKEGSSPQKVNIRIITDKLENDIIHQLRNSGATDIAVSSSGKEVAFIVRGDVYVTSVEYSTTQRITNTPEQERNLDFSPDGRSLVYSSERNGIWGIYKTDLVRKEDKYFTYTHELKEEPLVVSDKASFQPAFSPDGKEVAFLENRTTLRVINLKSKKIRTVLDGKFNYSYTDGDVEYEWSPDSKWFLTSYIGIGGWNNKDIALVKADGSGEITDLTESGYSDSNPKWVLDGKAMIWSSDRAGYRSHGSWGAEYDVYIMFFDGEAYDKFRLSKEDFALMEEEEKDKKKEENKDNTEKKNKEDKAKKDKDKKDTDKKKEEEKKDSEKKEVTPLTFDLANRADRIMRLTINSSHLGDAILTSKGEKLYYFAAFERGYDLWERNFKENTTKLLIKGVGGRMFPDKKGENIFLLSQGQLRKIKINGNSVEGISFNAPFEYRPKDERNYIFHHAWQQVKDKFYTSDLHGIDWKGYEKAYEKFLPHINNNFDFQEMLSEILGELNGSHTGARYYGSGSAYPTATLGAFYDNEYTGDGLKIKEIIKRGPLTSAKSKITNGCIIEKIDAQPIKKGENYYPLLDGKAGKKVLLSVYDPATKKHFEEVVKPISYGEQSGLLYKRWIEQRKDMVDKLSGGRIGYVHVKGMNSESFREVYSDLLGRYRNKEAVVIDTRHNGGGWLHDDLVTLLSGKEYQRFVPRGQYIGSDPFNKWVKPSAVLVCENDYSNAHGFPFVYKTLGIGKLIGTPVPGTMTAVWWEQQIDPSIIFGIPQVGVKDMNGKYLENQELTPDIEVYNDPNSLLKGEDKQLEKAVEHLLEEISKKK